A genomic stretch from Sebastes fasciatus isolate fSebFas1 chromosome 23, fSebFas1.pri, whole genome shotgun sequence includes:
- the cd9b gene encoding CD9 molecule b isoform X1, translating to MTALSSWELCVKYALFIFNFVFWLAGTAVLAVGLWLRFDSRTAALFEGEDSPTVFFTGVYILVAAGALMMVVGFLGCCGAIKESPCMLGLFFFFLLVIFAAEVAAGIWGLSNKDRVVEEVTEFYKQTYTNYKDTKQEALKETLRLIHFGLDCCGPTGTVIDAAKDICPKKEGLEVLITTSCPAAIDEVFNNKLHIIGGVGIGIGVIMIFGMIFSMMLCCAIKRSRDFV from the exons ATGACTGCTCTAAGCAGCTGGGAGCTGTGCGTCAAGTACGCCCTCTTCATCTTTAATTTCGTCTTCTGG CTGGCAGGTACTGCGGTGCTGGCTGTGGGCCTGTGGCTGCGTTTTGACTCCAGGACGGCGGCACTGTTTGAAGGAGAGGACTCACCTACAGTCTTCTTCACTG GTGTGTACATCCTGGTTGCGGCGGGGGCTCTGATGATGGTCGTGGGCTTCCTGGGATGCTGCGGAGCAATCAAAGAGTCGCCGTGCATGCTGGGATTG ttcttcttcttcctgctcGTCATCTTCGCCGCGGAAGTGGCTGCCGGGATCTGGGGCCTCTCCAACAAGGACAGG gtgGTGGAGGAAGTCACCGAGTTCTATAAGCAGACCTACACCAACTATAAAGACACCAAACAGGAAGCACTGAAGGAGACGCTGCGTCTCATCCACTTTGGa CTGGACTGCTGCGGCCCCACGGGGACGGTGATCGACGCTGCCAAAGATATCTGCCCCAAGAAGGAGGGACTGGAGGTCCTCATCACCACG AGCTGTCCGGCTGCCATTGATGAGGTGTTCAACAACAAATTGCACATTATCGGCGGAGTCGGCATCGGTATCGGCGTCATCATG ATCTTCGGGATGATCTTCAGCATGATGCTCTGCTGTGCCATTAAGAGGTCCCGGGACTTCGTCTGA
- the cd9b gene encoding CD9 molecule b isoform X2: MGALKCIKYLVFVFNFLFWLAGTAVLAVGLWLRFDSRTAALFEGEDSPTVFFTGVYILVAAGALMMVVGFLGCCGAIKESPCMLGLFFFFLLVIFAAEVAAGIWGLSNKDRVVEEVTEFYKQTYTNYKDTKQEALKETLRLIHFGLDCCGPTGTVIDAAKDICPKKEGLEVLITTSCPAAIDEVFNNKLHIIGGVGIGIGVIMIFGMIFSMMLCCAIKRSRDFV, encoded by the exons ATGGGGGCACTGAAGTGTATCAAATACCTGGTGTTTGTGTTCAACTTTCTCTTCTGG CTGGCAGGTACTGCGGTGCTGGCTGTGGGCCTGTGGCTGCGTTTTGACTCCAGGACGGCGGCACTGTTTGAAGGAGAGGACTCACCTACAGTCTTCTTCACTG GTGTGTACATCCTGGTTGCGGCGGGGGCTCTGATGATGGTCGTGGGCTTCCTGGGATGCTGCGGAGCAATCAAAGAGTCGCCGTGCATGCTGGGATTG ttcttcttcttcctgctcGTCATCTTCGCCGCGGAAGTGGCTGCCGGGATCTGGGGCCTCTCCAACAAGGACAGG gtgGTGGAGGAAGTCACCGAGTTCTATAAGCAGACCTACACCAACTATAAAGACACCAAACAGGAAGCACTGAAGGAGACGCTGCGTCTCATCCACTTTGGa CTGGACTGCTGCGGCCCCACGGGGACGGTGATCGACGCTGCCAAAGATATCTGCCCCAAGAAGGAGGGACTGGAGGTCCTCATCACCACG AGCTGTCCGGCTGCCATTGATGAGGTGTTCAACAACAAATTGCACATTATCGGCGGAGTCGGCATCGGTATCGGCGTCATCATG ATCTTCGGGATGATCTTCAGCATGATGCTCTGCTGTGCCATTAAGAGGTCCCGGGACTTCGTCTGA
- the tmem243b gene encoding transmembrane protein 243b, with the protein MDDFTTRTYGTSGMDNRPLFGETSARDRIINLAVGGFTSLVVLVTVISSFVFPSLPPRPLNVFFAVCILLACGSSIVLIFWYRQGDLEPKFRNLIYFMLGSIVLLCLCANLYFHDVR; encoded by the exons ATGGATGACTTCACCACCAGGACATACGGCACCAGCGGCATGGACAACAGACCTCTGTTCGGGGAGACCTCGGCACGG GATCGAATCATcaacctggcagtggggggatTCACGTCTCTGGTTGTTTTA GTGACTGTTATCAGCTCTTTTGTGTTCCCCTCGTTGCCTCCACGACCACTTAATGTCTTCTTTGCCGTGTGCATCCTGTTAGCATGTGGATCCAGTATAGTGCTG ATATTCTGGTACCGGCAGGGAGATCTGGAGCCTAAATTCAGGAATCTGATCTACTTCATGCTGGGATCCATCGTGCTGCTGTGTCTATGTGCCAACCTCTACTTCCACGATGTCAGGTAA
- the meig1 gene encoding meiosis expressed gene 1 protein homolog: protein MSYTTDNNSKPKSMRRAKGWTAEVENLFRFQQAGYRDEMEYIQVKQGAMIDKWPETGYVKKLQRRDDTFYYYSRKRECEDCDLNKVKVYAY, encoded by the exons ATGTCCTATACTACTGATAACAACTCCAAGCCCAAATCCATGAGAAGAGCCAAAGGATGGACGGCAGAGGTGGAAAACCTATTCAGGTTCCAGCAGGCTGGCTACAGAGACGAAATGGAGTACATACAAGTCAAACAAGGGGCCATG atTGACAAATGGCCAGAGACTGGCTATGTGAAGAAGCTCCAACGTCGAGACGACACATTTTATTACTACAGCAGGAAAAGGGAGTGTGAGGACTGTGATCTCAACAAAGTCAAAGTTTATGCGTATTAA